From a region of the Gossypium raimondii isolate GPD5lz chromosome 10, ASM2569854v1, whole genome shotgun sequence genome:
- the LOC105778006 gene encoding uncharacterized protein LOC105778006 yields the protein MGGNQVRRKKPRVLCLHGFRTSGEILKKMMAKWPHSVLNNFDFDFLDAPFHARGKSDVESLYDPPYYEWYQVNEMECVHFDECIAYIEDYMIKHGPFDGLLGFSQGGMLASVVPPMQREGAAFTSVPKIKFVIIISGFELRELKSGPPKLLANVYSVPIDCPSLHLIGDKDFLKERGFMLLRSFVNPLHIHHSMGHTVPKLDEKGSETMLKFIEKIKEMFPQELETGLGLKSAL from the exons ATGGGAGGAAATCAAGTTCGGAGGAAGAAACCCAGAGTTTTATGCCTCCATGGATTCAGAACAAGCGGTGAAATCCTGAAGAAAATGATGGCAAAGTGGCCTCATTCCGTGCTCAACAACTTCGATTTCGATTTTCTCGACGCTCCCTTTCATGCTAGAGGAAAATCCGACGTTGAATCCCTTTATGATCCTCCTTATTATGAATGGTATCAAGTCAACGAG ATGGAGTGTGTTCATTTCGATGAATGTATTGCATACATAGAAGATTATATGATTAAACATGGTCCCTTTGATGGTCTACTGGGTTTTTCCCAG GGTGGAATGCTAGCATCTGTGGTGCCTCCAATGCAAAGAGAG gGTGCCGCTTTTACTAGTGTGCCAAAGATAAAGTTCGTGATCATAATATCCGGTTTTGAACTTCGAGAATTGAAGTCTGGGCCTCCTAAATTGCTTGCTAATGTTTATTCAGTTCCAATTGACTGCCCATCTCTTCATTTGATTG GAGACAAGGATTTCCTGAAGGAACGGGGGTTCATGCTACTGAGATCATTTGTGAATCCCTTACATATTCATCACTCAATGGGACACACGGTGCCAAAACTCG ATGAGAAAGGCTCGGAGACTATGCTTAAGTTCAttgagaaaatcaaggaaatgtTTCCACAAGAATTAGAGACTGGCTTAGGACTAAAGTCCGCATTATAG